In the Candidatus Binatota bacterium genome, one interval contains:
- a CDS encoding acyltransferase, with amino-acid sequence MRHDRRPYLVKKLLFTLAEARAKHFLHPQFDELGEGCWFVNPRCFDINGSDIRLGKFVHLMGTPDQVVHMTAWTDGARSGAISIGDYTVVLPGVRIGSASNVTIGRNCLLASKSYITDADWHDLYDRNSAPGASERVLLEDNVWLGDSSIVCKGVTIGENSIVGAGAVVTHDIPANSVAAGNPARVVKELDPERSFGRREDLFNGEVPYNDLLDYYERDLLGPNTVRQWLMSKLAPSRRH; translated from the coding sequence ATGAGACACGACCGCAGACCCTACCTGGTTAAGAAGCTGCTCTTCACGCTGGCCGAAGCTCGGGCCAAGCACTTCCTGCACCCCCAGTTCGACGAGCTGGGCGAGGGCTGCTGGTTCGTCAACCCACGCTGCTTCGATATCAACGGCAGTGACATACGCCTGGGCAAGTTCGTGCACCTGATGGGCACACCCGACCAGGTGGTGCACATGACCGCGTGGACCGACGGAGCGCGCAGCGGCGCGATCAGCATAGGCGACTACACGGTGGTGCTGCCCGGCGTGCGCATAGGTTCGGCCAGCAACGTGACCATCGGCCGCAACTGCCTGCTGGCGAGCAAGAGCTACATAACCGACGCCGACTGGCACGACCTCTACGACCGCAACAGCGCACCCGGCGCCAGCGAGCGCGTGCTGCTCGAAGACAACGTGTGGCTGGGCGACAGTTCCATCGTTTGCAAGGGCGTCACCATAGGCGAGAACAGCATCGTCGGTGCCGGCGCGGTGGTTACGCACGACATACCAGCCAACTCGGTAGCGGCCGGCAACCCGGCGCGGGTCGTGAAGGAGCTCGACCCCGAGCGCAGCTTTGGACGTCGCGAGGACCTGTTCAACGGTGAAGTGCCGTACAACGACCTGCTCGACTACTACGAGCGCGACCTTCTCGGTCCCAACACGGTGCGCCAGTGGCTCATGTCCAAGCTCGCGCCCAGTCGCCGGCACTGA